The DNA sequence TAGATCTTCGGGGATCACAATGAACTAATGATCGACTCATACACCACCATTCTATCAGATCTTGATGACGTAAGTCTCGTCATAGTAAAATGAGGAGACCATCACTGAGAACATTATTGACTTAGCTCAGCAAATTGCTGTAACATTTCTGTAATGAAATAGCCAAGATCGATCCGGTCCTGAAGCAATAGATAATGGATATAGAGGAGTTACTCCCATGACTTTCGTGTAGCAGTACTAGAAGGCATATTCCGATCAGCAAACTCTTACCTAAAGTACTGATTCAACAAAGAAACCAAATAAGAGCAATTCCCAATGCTCTATGTGAAGCAGAATTTCCAGGTTGCTTACAGCATGCATTAGCACGATCATGATACCCAACCCTTCCAGTTTCAAGAGTTGTGCAACTTGAATCAATTAACAGAACTCCAAATTAGATGATGAAAAAGGTCCtatatttgaaacttcaggCATAGTCCCATTTAACATTGGAGAATACAGCATGAAGAAGCATCATTCACACCTATATAGTACAAAGGTAGAGgtaatttcagaaaataaacGGATGGATAGCCCACATCCAATTCATGTAAACTGAACATCCCATATCACTGTATCAATCAGCATAAGTAGTTATGCAAAATCCAGAACAGTTGCAGGAGCTACTGCACGCATAGTTTAGTTAAAATATGGCAGCTGTAACATGAAAAGGGCTATGATCCTAGGAAGCAGATCAATACTACCCATTTTTATTGCagtaaaattttagaaaatctaGTGAACACCATACTGAAAATTATCCTTTGTACCTGTAAAGTTGTTCGTGACATCACTTAGCAGAAAAATGGTTGACATGAGCTTCATCCGACTTTGAACTGGAGTTCAAAGTCACAAAAAGCATCAAGTATAGGAGGTCCATCTAGGTAACATGGACATTGGCAGGTCATTGATGAAGATCCTTCTTCAGAAATTGCCCCAAAAATTCAGAACAGTAATCACCGAGAATAGACAATACCAAGCACAAAAGGAATATCAATCACCCCTCTCCTCTTATCATGATTTGTGAAAACAACCACAAATCTTCTCAAGTAATATTATTATTTACATTCCAAGGAGGGTAAATCTCTCCTGCATAAGCACAAAAACAACAGCCAAATTGTCGCTTAAATTTTACATGTAATAACTTACTAACCCAGTTCACAGAGTTGATGTACCATTCCTTCCCTGCTAAAAGAGTCCAGAAAATTCAGGAAAAATTCGACCGTGAAAACATTAAGGGGACGCATCATTGCCAGCTCCAGCCTCCTGATTTTTATCATTCACGTCAAGAAATAACCACCCCAGTGACGCATGGCATTTACAATGACCGAGATGTATTGACCCAAGTTTAAGAACCACATTCCGGACACCGCACCAACCCATTCTCATTACATTCTAAGCACCTTTTGAGCACCCCCTCATCTTCATCAAACACCTTCCTACTTCCGTCACAGTTTGTGCACGGCACAAACCTCTCATCCCCACAGCACTCACACACAAAGCCCGGCGCTTTCTTGGGAAAACGTTCAAGTATCTTTGCCAATTCACCGGTTTCATACATCTGTCTGATCGCATCAGCTCCACCTACATACGTGCCCCCAATAAACACCTGCGGCAAGCTTACTTTTTTCTCACCCAACACACACTGCAACTCCTTCTTATATGCCAAATCCATAGAAACGTCTCGCTCATCGACCCACACTCTAAAGCCTCTAAATATCGTCCTCACCGCATAACAGTCCTCATAAGTCCTCCGAATGCCATGCAAGCTAGTGAAGTACAGTACGATCCTATCCTCAGTACCCGGCAGCCGAATCGACGAGTTATTGCTAAAGCTCGAGCCAAGAGATTTTGTGGGCTTTAACCTGGAAAGAAGCTGCGATTGGAATTGGGGTTGCGCTTGCAAATGCAATttgtcggcggcggcgggggcgggCTGGGATTTAGGAGACTCGAAGAAATTGCGGAGCTTCAGGACCTTACCTTTGAAAGACTCGATCGAACTGTAGAACTTTCTGATGGAACTGGCCCGCCCGAGAGAGGGGTGGTGATCGACGAAAGTCTTGGGCTGCTGCATGGTGAGAGACCGATTGAAGAGCGAGCTCTTCTGGTTGCTGGCCAATTCGGAGTCGCTCCCCGAGTCCGCCATTGCCAAAATCCCACGCGATCAGCCAAAAATCGGGGCGGAAAACGGTGCTCGATCGCCCGAATTCGAAGGGGGTGGGAATGTGAGAGAGAAGCGGGATGATGGCGAACGTGTAAAGGAGAGGACAAAGCGGCGGAAGTGAGAGGGCAGTAGCTAGAACTgatcgatgaagaagaagaagaagaagaagaagatgatgttaGCTCTTTCAGAAGGACGTGATTCAAGGTGCCAAAGTTGTGCCGTGGAAAAAGCACGAAGCTTTCGAATGACtttcagaagagagagagagaagactttTGGAATGGCGTGGTGGAGgagagatgatgatgaggtTGGGGACACACCGCCTAACTTTTTGAATTCTTCTCCATcaaaagaaggaggagaaggaggaggagaagacagAACAAAAAtggcttctttttatttatttatttttatttaatttcgtATGCGCGTGAGACGTATGTTTGAagatttaacttttctttttttttaatagaatcaATTACTTGATTGGTGGTTGAAGATTTATCATTCCTTTTTATAGAATTTATTACTCAATTGATACTAACAGCTATTTACTAATCCTTCTTAAAGTCATGACTAAATTTTTATTATCATGGACTTGCTTATAATGCACATTGTAAAGTTATTGACCCAATACTAACCAATCACAAACATCCAAAAAATGGTAGGCGGATTATCACCGCCGACCGGCTTATAAAATTGATTAACTGAGTTTACAAAGCATATTCGAGGCTAAAATTATAGGATACTTTCCCAAGCACTCTTTTGTAATTGTTATCCAAAGTGTTGAGATGTCTTTAGGAAATCGAAACTTAACAACTTAAGGAAACAAATTAATCAAATATAAGATCTTTCATTAGAGATTggtttccaaaaaagaaaaaatgataagaGCATTATTCGATTTGTTGGAAtacgataataaaaaaatatgatgttgTCTTTAGGAAAACAGaataattttccaaaagttgAAT is a window from the Rhodamnia argentea isolate NSW1041297 chromosome 8, ASM2092103v1, whole genome shotgun sequence genome containing:
- the LOC115756510 gene encoding uncharacterized protein At5g39865-like, which codes for MADSGSDSELASNQKSSLFNRSLTMQQPKTFVDHHPSLGRASSIRKFYSSIESFKGKVLKLRNFFESPKSQPAPAAADKLHLQAQPQFQSQLLSRLKPTKSLGSSFSNNSSIRLPGTEDRIVLYFTSLHGIRRTYEDCYAVRTIFRGFRVWVDERDVSMDLAYKKELQCVLGEKKVSLPQVFIGGTYVGGADAIRQMYETGELAKILERFPKKAPGFVCECCGDERFVPCTNCDGSRKVFDEDEGVLKRCLECNENGLVRCPECGS